A single window of Rhodamnia argentea isolate NSW1041297 chromosome 5, ASM2092103v1, whole genome shotgun sequence DNA harbors:
- the LOC125315252 gene encoding probable metal-nicotianamine transporter YSL12 — MCPFAITYSQMLGAILSSGVLWPYIETKSGDWYPADAPTALSGTEAYKVFIGLSITIGEGAYNLVKMVFIGLIKHKNNDNSSTLPVENPFHRKNLVPYDEEVRTKSFLKDEIPKKVAIFGCVCYVAIAMISVAVFTFIFPSLQWYHVLTLYLVSPLLGFCRAYVTGLSDMSISMFYRKPVILIFGSWAGKSSGSVLVALAACGILLHFVETASNMMESFKLGYQTLSSPKSLFFSQLIGTLVGCFVSPYIFLYFKNHYPAGFGTPDSVFSAYWASSDRAAAMEAANGFSTLPKHCPSLSLAFFVAAILISMLRDSMPKKWKSLIPIPMAFAAPFYVGAYLSINMSVGYLIFYLWRRKNKAPAEGFAPFVGSALMFGDGLWLFPSTALRMKNIVAPMCMRFLSQEMSAQVETCLSCGS; from the exons ATGTGCCCGTTTGCCATTACCTATTCACAAATGCTCGGGGCAATCCTCTCGTCGGGTGTCTTGTGGCCTTACATAGAGACCAAGAGTGGTGACTGGTATCCTGCAGATGCTCCCACAGCTCTAAGCGGTACTGAAGCTTATAAA GTCTTCATTGGCCTCTCCATCACAATCGGTGAAGGAGCTTATAACCTTGTAAAGATGGTTTTTATTGGGTTGATCAAGCATAAGAACAACGATAATTCTTCTACTTTGCCTGTGGAGAACCCCTTCCATAGGAAAAACCTTGTCCCCTATGATGAAGAGGTTAGGACCAAATCCTTCCTCAAGGACGAAATTCCAAAGAAAGTGGCAATCTTCGGCTGTGTCTGCTATGTCGCAATTGCTATGATATCCGTAGCAGTTTTCACCTTCATCTTCCCCAGTCTCCAATGGTACCACGTGTTGACCCTGTACCTGGTATCCCCCTTGTTAGGATTCTGCAGAGCCTACGTGACCGGTTTATCTGACATGTCGATATCAATGTTTTATAGGAAGCCAGTCATCTTAATCTTTGGTTCCTGGGCTGGAAAGTCCAGTGGCAGCGTCCTAGTAGCGCTCGCCGCTTGTGGGATCCTCCTACATTTCGTGGAGACAGCTTCTAATATGATGGAGTCCTTCAAACTAGGGTACCAGACACTTTCCTCCCCCAAATCCCTATTCTTTAGCCAACTGATTGGGACTTTAGTGGGCTGTTTTGTCTCTCCGTACATCTTCCTGTACTTCAAGAACCACTACCCAGCTGGGTTTGGAACACCAGATTCCGTGTTTTCAGCTTACTGGGCCAGCAGCGATAGAGCTGCCGCCATGGAGGCAGCAAATGGGTTCTCGACACTGCCAAAGCATTGTCCCAGCCTTTCTCTGGCGTTCTTTGTCGCTGCCATTCTCATCAGCATGCTCAGAGACTCGATGCCCAAGAAGTGGAAAAGCTTGATACCGATCCCCATGGCGTTCGCCGCACCGTTCTACGTCGGAGCATATCTCAGCATCAACATGTCCGTCGGGTACTTGATTTTCTACCTctggaggaggaagaacaaGGCCCCGGCTGAGGGGTTTGCTCCTTTTGTCGGGTCCGCACTGATGTTCGGGGACGGGCTGTGGTTGTTTCCTAGTACAGCACTCAGAATGAAGAACATAGTTGCACCAATGTGCATGAGATTCCTGTCCCAGGAGATGAGCGCTCAAGTTGAAACTTGCCTCAGCTGTGGttcttga